A window of Hyperolius riggenbachi isolate aHypRig1 chromosome 1, aHypRig1.pri, whole genome shotgun sequence contains these coding sequences:
- the LOC137540315 gene encoding proteinase-activated receptor 1-like — LVHLFVFVLLLCPPPPYITENVKSYLSSNWLTRFVPSVYTLVFAVSLPENVLAIIMFVFITKISSPAVVYMLNLAVADVLFVTVLPLNIAYRFSGNSWRLGDGMCRLVTAAFYCNMYCSILLMTSISVDRFLAVVYPLPSLSWRTKKRAWLVCFFMWAISIASTLPLLIKQQTQYIPELDMTTCHDVLDLKHLQNFYLYYFTTFSAVLFFLPLVITTTCYIGIIRRLRTKNIENSCKKSRAVLLSIVVLTTYLVCFAPTNIILVIHYLHFINGSDESLYIAYMLCVCISSISCCLDPLIYYFASSRCQKYIYSLLCCRKVDTQETTTTHTGSKKPTTENTSTA, encoded by the exons CTCGTCCATCTGTTCGTCTTTGTCCTCCtgctctgtccccctcccccctac ATTACAGAGAACGTCAAGTCTTACCTGTCTAGTAATTGGCTGACCAGATTTGTTCCATCAGTGTACACCCtggtatttgctgtgtctttaccTGAAAACGTCTTGGCGATTATCATGTTTGTATTTATAACAAAAATCAGCAGCCCGGCAGTGGTGTATATGCTGAACCTGGCGGTTGCCGATGTCCTCTTCGTTACTGTGCTGCCTCTCAACATTGCTTACCGCTTCTCTGGGAACAGCTGGCGCCTTGGAGATGGAATGTGTCGCTTGGTCACTGCAGCATTTTACTGCAACATGTATTGCTCCATCCTCCTCATGACAAGCATCAGTGTGGACAGGTTCCTGGCTGTGGTGTATCCTCTGCCTTCTCTTTCCTGGCGCACAAAGAAAAGAGCCTGGCTGGTTTGCTTCTTTATGTGGGCCATATCAATAGCCAGCACTCTACCTCTTCTTATAAAACAGCAAACTCAATACATACCTGAACTGGATATGACAACATGCCATGATGTTCTGGACCTGAAACATCTCCAGAACTTCTATCTGTATTATTTTACCACCTTTTCAGCAGTCTTGTTCTTCTTGCCATTGGTTATTACCACCACTTGTTACATCGGTATTATACGAAGACTACGCACCAAAAATATTGAGAATTCTTGTAAGAAGTCCAGAGCAGTGCTCCTGTCCATTGTAGTGCTTACAACATACCTGGTCTGCTTTGCTCCAACCAACATCATCCTTGTTATTCATTATTTGCACTTTATTAATGGATCTGATGAGTCGTTGTACATTGCCTATATGTTGTGTGTGTGCATCAGCAGCATCAGCTGCTGCCTGGATCCCCTTATCTATTATTTTGCTTCTTCGAGGTGCCAGAAGTATATCTATAGTTTGCTGTGCTGCAGGAAAGTGGATACACAGgaaacaacaacaacacacaCTGGAAGCAAGAAACCTACAACAGAAAACACATCCACTGCATGA